The Pungitius pungitius chromosome 13, fPunPun2.1, whole genome shotgun sequence genome includes the window CCATACATTAAATTTCTAGTCCATCAACTAttgaaaacacttttaaacaaaTGGCAACATTAATTTATGGTGCCCACTTGCTCATGAAGAGCCGTTATGGGTTTGTGTTTGCCACCGCCAGGATAGAGGGGGCATTTGTAACAGGTGATTACATTTATATTAAGGCCCTTACATTTTTGGGCCAGAGGATGTGTGGAGCAAACATTGTGGCTAGATTGATGGCAGACATCTTGTTGATGTGCTGATTTCGGGCAGTGTGGTACAGCAGGTCCAGCAGCAGTTTCAACAGGCTGCGGTTGGCCGGTGGGAGCAGCATGAAAAGCAGCTGAAACGCTTCAATCTGGTGTTCCTTGTCGGGCACATTTGTCTTGTCCCCTCTTTCATCGAAGCGAGTCAGCTCTGGCCACAGCACATAAGAGAATTGTTACAAAAGGGCAAAATCTGCactacatttcttcttttttatacaTTAAATCTGGATATTGAGCCGTCACATGGATCTGTGTTTCGTCAACCCACACCTCCAATCTTCAGGTGGGCATGATAGTGTCTGTGCGTGAGCAGAGGCTCCGGCAGCTCTCCCAGATACGCTTTGAGCAATGTGGCCGCATCATTGGGGTGGAAGTCCCCTGTCTCTAGATCTATCTCCGCCCCGGCATTCAGCATCTCCCTCAGGGCCGCCTGCCTTAGGCTGTGGCCCGGCACACGGAACAGGCCCTCCACATGGAGGTCTGAGAGGTgggagagagatggggagagaAAGACATGTGGTGTGTAGGAAGATAGACCCAAAGGAAAGGAGACATagggagacaaagaaagaaagtgatGAGAGGGTCAGAGTGAATGAAGGAGACAGCTGGAGCAAAGAGCTTTCAGATGAATTATTGACCCAAGCATTTGCTGCTGGTGGCTATTTTCATTGAATTACATCATAGCTTTCTACGACCACGTGATAATTCACTGCTTTCCAACTGAGTCAGAGTTAGGAATGCCtaacaaatacaatattagAGTTAATTGTAATTAAACCAGGTGTATAAAGACATGAACTAATCAGGAAATGACTGTGTTTGTCTCAACAAATACAATCAAGGGTACAGATCGgtctgtctgtttctctgatctGATGGTTGAAATTCTGCTTTTTAAGTGATACTCACTTTTACTCAGATATTCAATGAGCTGATAGATCTGTGCTATTCCTTCTTCAGTTAATGGTGCACCGAAAACCACTCCTTTGTCTGAAAGATAGAAAATAGTAGGGTACATTTTTATACTTTACATGTAAAATTGTTCCCCAACCATGCCATTAGATTCATTAGCTCCCTACAACCTTCCCCATCCATCACACGCTGCACCCTCTTACAAACAGAAACTAACAATTGCTTACATTATCAATTAATACACTTTGTATTAGAGctgaaaaataaattgatttaTGGATTTGGAACAGTAAACTTACTTAAATCACCTTTCAAACATATATCCAAACCTTACCCTGTTCCTGCTTTGAAATCGTAAAAAATGTGCTGTTCCTAAATGCTAGATCCTAAATGCTTCAGGTGTGTCAtgataattaaatatatatatttttatgtaatACGGAGTTCAACCCAGGTGAGAGATAAATTGCTGGTCTGAATCAAATAGTGTGAGTTATCTGTTGAACAGCAGTCATTTTGTTAAACGTCCTCATGCATCAGAATGACACGACAAAGACTATGAGCTCGTTGTTTTAGGTCAGCCTCACCTTTACGTTTATTAAGGAAGTTGAGGGAGCGCAGAAAGCCAGTGGCGGAGGGCACCTTCGCCTCCGACTCGCCGGTGAGCTGAGCAAACTCGTCCCCTGGAAGGTCTATGAGACGAGTAATGTTGCTAAGCACCAAATCGACAAATGCATGTGGATGCTCGTGTCTCAGCCTCTCCACGAA containing:
- the LOC119214660 gene encoding rho GTPase-activating protein 19-like is translated as MAAGNDVHNNHKLSRSGTKCSVFTSQEKPNMSQPVIFNPDFFVERLRHEHPHAFVDLVLSNITRLIDLPGDEFAQLTGESEAKVPSATGFLRSLNFLNKRKDKGVVFGAPLTEEGIAQIYQLIEYLSKNLHVEGLFRVPGHSLRQAALREMLNAGAEIDLETGDFHPNDAATLLKAYLGELPEPLLTHRHYHAHLKIGELTRFDERGDKTNVPDKEHQIEAFQLLFMLLPPANRSLLKLLLDLLYHTARNQHINKMSAINLATMFAPHILWPKNVMACDLQGDIERLNNGIAFLIRHSQKLFKAPTYIKEYARLYFTGSKTLQSKDDLVLCSGTESGLISADPAASPSPSIRTIRSGVRNTSTSSSCETQSYTESALKELYQQVNNMPESAKKKKLIRQFDKQPLLTPSSDSRTPLSRKHWRSRSLGGIIKRKVMGSQLLAEKENGPRSPLAGGPSVATQEKSAAV